A stretch of Brassica rapa cultivar Chiifu-401-42 chromosome A08, CAAS_Brap_v3.01, whole genome shotgun sequence DNA encodes these proteins:
- the LOC103835270 gene encoding auxin-responsive protein SAUR64 — translation MMNTKKLIKMAKKWQQRAALHRRRISFHRSSTSGSRAVEKGCFVVYTADQKRFAFPLRYLSNSVFQELLKISEEEFGLSAGGPITLPFDSVFVEYLIKLVERRMDGDTEKALLVSISSARCSSLHCSLELQEQQLLVF, via the coding sequence ATGATGAACACTAAGAAACTCATCAAGATGGCAAAGAAATGGCAACAAAGAGCAGCTCTCCACAGGAGAAGAATCTCATTCCACAGATCAAGTACTAGCGGCTCAAGGGCTGTAGAGAAGGGTTGTTTCGTGGTTTACACGGCAGATCAAAAGCGTTTTGCTTTTCCACTGAGGTACCTTAGCAACTCTGTTTTCCAAGAGCTCTTGAAGATCTCTGAAGAAGAGTTTGGCCTCTCTGCTGGTGGACCAATCACGTTGCCATTCGATTCTGTTTTCGTGGAGTATCTCATTAAGTTGGTGGAGCGAAGAATGGATGGAGATACAGAAAAGGCTTTGTTAGTGTCAATATCCAGTGCTAGATGCTCTTCTTTACATTGTTCTTTAGAACTACAAGAACAACAATTGCTTGTATTTTAG
- the LOC103835271 gene encoding auxin-responsive protein SAUR67: MMNPKKLMKMAKKWQQRAALSRKRISFQRSSTTTTTSTAVEKGCFVVYTADNARFAFPLSYLSNPVFQEILKISEEEFGLPSSGPITLPFDSVFLEYLIKLIERRIDGDTERALLMSISSARCSLPCSLQQQQEHLLVC, translated from the coding sequence ATGATGAACCCAAAGAAGCTTATGAAGATGGCCAAGAAATGGCAACAGAGAGCAGCCTTAAGCAGGAAAAGAATCTCATTCCAAAGATCaagtactactactactacctcAACGGCTGTAGAGAAGGGTTGTTTTGTGGTTTACACAGCGGATAATGCACGCTTTGCTTTTCCATTAAGTTATCTGAGCAACCCTGTTTTCCAAGAGATCTTAAAGATATCTGAAGAAGAATTTGGCCTCCCATCAAGTGGACCAATCACCTTGCCCTTTGATTCGGTGTTCTTGGAGTATCTAATCAAACTGATCGAAAGAAGAATAGATGGAGATACAGAAAGGGCTTTGTTGATGTCAATATCTAGTGCTAGATGTTCATTACCATGCTctttacaacaacaacaagagcaTTTGCTTGTATGCTAG
- the LOC103835272 gene encoding auxin-responsive protein SAUR64 gives MFGLVALSFILNSYAFSLYICNKPMGFLISYNLHSKSYTTQLPNCFLFFLSKKIFSLKRMVNTKKLLKMAKKWQQRAALHRKRISFQRSSITTSSPATEKGCFVVYTVDKTRFSFPISFLSNSVFQELLKISEEEFGLQAGGPITLPFDSVFLEYLIKLIERQMDGDTEKALLISVSSARCSLHCSLQQQEQQSSTNQQLLVF, from the coding sequence ATGTTTGGTTTGGTTGCTCTAAGTTTTATCTTAAACTCTTATGCCTtctctttatatatatgtaataagcCTATGGGATTTCTCATCAGCTACAACTTGCATTCTAAGAGTTATACAACACAACTTccaaattgttttcttttttttttatctaagaaAATCTTTTCCCTAAAGAGAATGGTGAACACAAAGAAGCTACTCAAGATGGCCAAGAAATGGCAACAGAGAGCAGCCCTCCACAGGAAAAGAATCTCATTTCAGAGATCAAGTATCACTACTAGCTCACCTGCTACAGAGAAGGGTTGTTTTGTGGTTTACACAGTGGATAAAACACGCTTTTCTTTTCCAATAAGTTTCCTAAGCAACTCAGTTTTCCAAGAGCTCTTGAAGATATCTGAGGAAGAGTTCGGCCTCCAAGCTGGTGGACCAATTACATTACCATTTGATTCGGTTTTCTTGGAGTATCTCATTAAACTGATCGAAAGACAAATGGATGGAGATACAGAGAAGGCTTTGTTAATATCAGTCTCCAGTGCTAGATGCTCTTTACATTGTTCTTTGCAACAACAAGAACAACAGAGTAGTACTAATCAACAGTTGCTTGTATTCTAG
- the LOC103835274 gene encoding plectin, with protein sequence MSAIVCGSKRSLFEDLSAASSPPVSKKLRYFSSSSPPRFPPPPPASSSLLLDHLAAIFPDMDHQILERAIEECGDDIDSAIRCLNQLRLESTTNKNSESSLIQEEAKVEAPQQQGKEEEVLNLDGTEWVNLFVSEMMNASDMKDAKDRAGRALEALEKSINARAGADAAMQSSLQQENSMLRQQLEAIVQENGLLKRAVVMQQKRQKESDDQSQELQHLRQMVTQYQEQLRTLEVNNYALTLHLKQAQQNNSSIPGRFHPDVF encoded by the exons ATGTCTGCGATTGTTTGCGGTAGCAAGAGATCTCTGTTCGAGGATTTGTCCGCCGCTTCTTCCCCTCCCGTCTCCAAGAAACTCCGTTACTTTTCATCCTCTTCTCCGCCTCGTTTCCCCCCTCCTCCTCCTGCCTCCTCCTCGCTTCTCCTCGATCACCTCGCCGCGATTTTCCCCGATATGGATCATCAG ATTCTTGAGAGGGCAATCGAGGAATGTGGAGATGATATTGATTCTGCGATTAGATGTTTGAATCAGCTTCGTTTAGAATCAACAACCAATAAGAACTCAGAATCATCTCTAATCCAAGAAGAAGCAAAAGTTGAAGCTCCTCAGCAGCAAGGGAAGGAGGAAGAAGTCTTGAACTTGGATGGCACCGAGTGGGTTAACCTCTTTGTCAGTGAGATGATGAATGCTTCAGACATGAAAGACGCGAAAGACCGTGCTGGGAGAGCCTTAGAAGCTTTGGAGAAGTCGATCAACGCACGTGCTGGTGCCGACGCGGCGATGCAGAGCAGTCTCCAGCAGGAGAACTCGATGCTGAGGCAGCAGTTGGAAGCCATTGTTCAGGAGAACGGTTTGCTTAAAAGAGCGGTGGTGATGCAGCAGAAGCGGCAGAAAGAGAGTGATGATCAAAGCCAGGAGTTGCAGCATCTGAGGCAGATGGTTACTCAGTATCAGGAGCAGCTGAGGACTCTTGAGGTGAATAACTATGCTCTCACGCTTCATCTGAAACAAGCGCAGCAGAACAATAGTTCTATCCCGGGAAGGTTTCATCCTGACGTGTTCTAA
- the LOC103835275 gene encoding probable methyltransferase PMT24, whose translation MAMGRYSRVDGKKSSSSFGLTITIVLIVSLSLVGAWMFMSSWSAPTESIDFSSSQTTTKDVETTSKSDFTNEKNEETEVVTERNQEKVEERKEFEDKNGEGDRKDGEDVFPAGDQAEITKESTTRTGSWSTQLVESQNEKKAQVSSSSSIKWKLCNVTAGPDYIPCLDNLLAIRKLHSTKHYEHRERHCPEEAPRCLVPLPEGYKRSIKWPKSREKIWYNNIPHTKLAQVKGHQNWVKMSGEYLTFPGGGTQFKNGALHYIDFLQESYPDIAWGNRTRVILDVGCGVASFGGYLFDRDVLALSFAPKDEHEAQVQFALERGIPAMSNVMGTKRLPFPGSVFDLIHCARCRVPWHIEGGKLLLELNRALRPGGFFVWSATPVYRKTEEDVGIWKAMSKLTKAMCWKLMTIKTDELNEVGAAIYQKPMTNECYNERSQEEPPLCKDSDDQNAAWNVPLEACMHKVTEDSSKRGAVWPEKWPERVETAPQWLESQEGVYGKPAQEDFTTDHERWKNTVSKSYLNGMGIDWSYVRNVMDMRAVYGGFAAALKDLKLWVMNVVPIDSADTLPIIYERGLFGIYHDWCESFSTYPRTYDLLHADHLFSALKKRCNLVSVMAEVDRILRPQGTFIVRDDSETVGEIEKMVKSMKWNVTMTHSKGGEGLLSVQKSWWRPTEVETITSAIA comes from the exons ATGGCTATGGGGAGATATTCTCGTGTAGACGGGAAGAAGTCATCATCGAGCTTTGGCTTAACCATTACCATTGTTTTGATCGTTTCTCTCTCTTTGGTTGGAGCTTGGATGTTCATGTCCTCTTGGTCTGCACCAACCGAGTCTATTGACTTCTCTTCAAGCCAGACTACTACAAAAGATGTGGAAACCACTAGTAAGAGTGATTTCACAAACGAAAAGAATGAAGAAACTGAGGTTGTGACAGAGAGAAACCAAGAGAAGGTTGAGGAAAGAAAAGAGTTTGAAGACAAAAATGGTGAAGGGGATAGAAAAGATGGAGAGGATGTGTTCCCAGCTGGTGACCAGGCCGAGATAACAAAGGAGTCCACCACTAGAACTGGATCTTGGTCTACTCAACTGGTTGAATCGCAGAACGAGAAGAAAGCACAAgtgtcctcctcctcctccatcaaATGGAAACTCTGCAACGTCACAGCTGGACCAGACTACATCCCTTGCCTTGACAATCTGCTAGCTATCAGAAAGCTTCATTCCACAAAGCATTACGAACACCGTGAGAGGCATTGTCCCGAGGAAGCTCCACGCTGCCTTGTGCCTCTTCCCGAAGGGTATAAACGATCCATCAAGTGGCCTAAGAGCAGAGAAAag ataTGGTACAACAACATCCCTCACACTAAGCTTGCACAAGTGAAAGGACATCAGAACTGGGTGAAGATGAGTGGTGAGTACTTAACATTCCCTGGTGGTGGGACTCAGTTCAAGAACGGTGCTCTTCACTACATCGATTTCCTCCAAGAG TCATATCCTGATATTGCTTGGGGAAACAGAACACGTGTTATATTGGACGTTGGGTGTGGTGTTGCCAGCTTCGGAGGATATCTTTTTGACAGAGATGTGCTTGCTTTATCATTTGCACCCAAAGATGAACATGAGGCACAGGTGCAGTTTGCTTTGGAACGTGGTATACCTGCAATGTCGAATGTCATGGGGACCAAGAGATTGCCTTTCCCAGGATCTGTTTTTGATCTTATCCATTGTGCTCGTTGTAGAGTCCCTTGGCATATCGAAG GTGGTAAGCTACTTTTGGAACTGAACCGTGCGTTGAGGCCTGGTGGTTTCTTTGTCTGGTCGGCGACTCCGGTTTACAGGAAGACCGAAGAAGACGTTGGCATATGGAAAG CTATGTCGAAGCTAACAAAGGCGATGTGCTGGAAGCTGATGACGATTAAAACAGATGAACTGAATGAAGTTGGTGCTGCCATTTACCAAAAGCCAATGACTAATGAATGCTACAACGAAAGATCTCAAGAAGAGCCACCTCTATGCAAAGACTCCGATGATCAAAATGCCGCTTG GAATGTTCCACTTGAGGCGTGTATGCACAAAGTAACAGAAGATTCGTCAAAACGAGGAGCAGTTTGGCCTGAGAAGTGGCCGGAGAGAGTGGAGACTGCTCCTCAGTGGCTCGAATCTCAGGAAGGTGTATATGGAAAGCCTGCACAAGAGGATTTCACGACTGATCATGAACGTTGGAAGAATACTGTTTCGAAGTCGTATCTCAACGGTATGGGAATTGATTGGTCTTATGTGAGAAATGTGATGGACATGAGAGCTGTCTATGGAGG TTTTGCTGCTGCGTTAAAGGATCTGAAGCTGTGGGTGATGAATGTAGTTCCTATAGACTCAGCTGATACGCTGCCTATTATATACGAGCGTGGTTTGTTTGGAATCTACCATGATTGGTGTGAATCATTCAGCACTTACCCTCGAACTTACGACCTTCTTCATGCTGATCATCTTTTCTCTGCACTAAAGAAGAG GTGCAACTTGGTGTCGGTAATGGCTGAAGTGGACAGGATTCTTAGACCACAAGGGACTTTTATAGTAAGAGATGACAGTGAAACGGTAGGAgaaattgagaagatggtgaaaTCGATGAAATGGAATGTGACAATGACACATTCCAAAGGTGGTGAAGGGTTGCTCTCTGTTCAGAAGTCATGGTGGCGTCCTACAGAGGTCGAGACAATAACATCGGCAATAGCTTAA
- the LOC103835276 gene encoding PLASMODESMATA CALLOSE-BINDING PROTEIN 2 isoform X2, giving the protein MAHIVARRYFQIMLLCLLISSPLDVIAQGGQGDIPVVNPTSPGGDTTTPTITQPSPPSSTFPGPVTNPNPPTGGYPPLDGTTPTGGGYPPLDGTTPTGGGGYPPLDGTTPTGGGAPGGGGGDTGTGAGGGDTGGGGGGGGGSGQWCIAKANASPTSLQVALDYACGYGGADCGQIQQGASCYEPNTIRDHASFAFNSYYQKHPGSDSCNFGGAAQLTSTDPSKGSCRFSASSGTVSTSPPSQPSPPDFNSPPSTSTFPPPITTPTTGMPGSGPPFGVAEPTGLPSSATHASHSFFISLFTAVGILMPLLRQYYL; this is encoded by the exons ATGGCTCACATTGTTGCTCGTCGATATTTTCAGATCATGCTTCTATGTCTTCTAATCAGTTCAC CTCTAGATGTTATAGCTCAGGGAGGACAAGGTGATATACCAGTTGTTAATCCTACATCTCCCGGTGGTGATACCACCACACCAACCATTACCCAACCATCACCGCCTTCCTCAACGTTTCCAGGTCCagtcacaaacccaaatccaccaACTGGTGGCTATCCACCATTAGATGGTACAACACCAACCGGTGGTGGCTATCCACCACTTGATGGTACCACACCGACCGGTGGCGGCGGCTATCCACCACTTGATGGTACTACACCGACAGGTGGTGGTGCACCTGGTGGTGGAGGTGGCGACACTGGTACAGgtgctg GTGGTGGTGACAccggtggaggtggtggtggtggtggcggtaGTGGCCAGTGGTGTATAGCTAAAGCAAATGCTTCGCCAACATCATTACAGGTGGCTTTGGATTACGCTTGTGGGTATGGAGGAGCTGATTGCGGCCAGATCCAGCAAGGTGCAAGCTGTTACGAGCCTAACACTATTCGTGATCATGCTTCGTTTGCTTTCAATAGTTATTACCAGAAGCATCCTGGTTCAGACAGTTGCAATTTTGGAGGGGCTGCACAACTTACCAGCACAGATCCAA GTAAAGGAAGCTGTCGCTTCTCAGCATCATCAGGAACAGTCAG CACAAGCCCGCCAAGTCAACCGAGTCCACCAGATTTCAACTCCCCACCTTCTACTTCTACCTTCCCACCGCCAATAACAACTCCAACTACAGGCATGCCTGGTTCAGGACCACCCTTCGGCGTGGCGGAGCCAACGGGGCTTCCGAGTTCAGCAACTCATGCGTCACATAGCTTTTTCATTTCATTATTTACAGCAGTTGGGATACTAATGCCACTACTCAGGCAATATTATCTTTAA
- the LOC103835276 gene encoding aspartate, glycine, lysine and serine-rich protein isoform X1, which yields MAHIVARRYFQIMLLCLLISSPLDVIAQGGQGDIPVVNPTSPGGDTTTPTITQPSPPSSTFPGPVTNPNPPTGGYPPLDGTTPTGGGYPPLDGTTPTGGGGYPPLDGTTPTGGGAPGGGGGDTGTGAGGGGGGAPGGGGGGGDTGGGGGGGGGSGQWCIAKANASPTSLQVALDYACGYGGADCGQIQQGASCYEPNTIRDHASFAFNSYYQKHPGSDSCNFGGAAQLTSTDPSKGSCRFSASSGTVSTSPPSQPSPPDFNSPPSTSTFPPPITTPTTGMPGSGPPFGVAEPTGLPSSATHASHSFFISLFTAVGILMPLLRQYYL from the exons ATGGCTCACATTGTTGCTCGTCGATATTTTCAGATCATGCTTCTATGTCTTCTAATCAGTTCAC CTCTAGATGTTATAGCTCAGGGAGGACAAGGTGATATACCAGTTGTTAATCCTACATCTCCCGGTGGTGATACCACCACACCAACCATTACCCAACCATCACCGCCTTCCTCAACGTTTCCAGGTCCagtcacaaacccaaatccaccaACTGGTGGCTATCCACCATTAGATGGTACAACACCAACCGGTGGTGGCTATCCACCACTTGATGGTACCACACCGACCGGTGGCGGCGGCTATCCACCACTTGATGGTACTACACCGACAGGTGGTGGTGCACCTGGTGGTGGAGGTGGCGACACTGGTACAGgtgctggtggtggtggtggtggtgcgcCTGGTGGAGGCGGAGGTGGTGGTGACAccggtggaggtggtggtggtggtggcggtaGTGGCCAGTGGTGTATAGCTAAAGCAAATGCTTCGCCAACATCATTACAGGTGGCTTTGGATTACGCTTGTGGGTATGGAGGAGCTGATTGCGGCCAGATCCAGCAAGGTGCAAGCTGTTACGAGCCTAACACTATTCGTGATCATGCTTCGTTTGCTTTCAATAGTTATTACCAGAAGCATCCTGGTTCAGACAGTTGCAATTTTGGAGGGGCTGCACAACTTACCAGCACAGATCCAA GTAAAGGAAGCTGTCGCTTCTCAGCATCATCAGGAACAGTCAG CACAAGCCCGCCAAGTCAACCGAGTCCACCAGATTTCAACTCCCCACCTTCTACTTCTACCTTCCCACCGCCAATAACAACTCCAACTACAGGCATGCCTGGTTCAGGACCACCCTTCGGCGTGGCGGAGCCAACGGGGCTTCCGAGTTCAGCAACTCATGCGTCACATAGCTTTTTCATTTCATTATTTACAGCAGTTGGGATACTAATGCCACTACTCAGGCAATATTATCTTTAA